In Chloracidobacterium sp., the following proteins share a genomic window:
- a CDS encoding AAA family ATPase yields the protein MYNEFFGLDDSPFTLTPDPRFIVFTPSYNEVLASLYYGLEQAKGLIVLTGEVGTGKTTALRWILRRLDSSVLAAYVFNPRLSINEFYHHVTQMLGIKDWSNKSELLSILGKVLEERHRRGLRTVIIIDEAHELSDHVLEEIRLLLNFESDNAKHLQIVLTGQPELRDKLNQMNLRQLKQRVALRCNMHCFPTVEEVDRYITERLLIAGSDQPNIFTPGAVDFIYQCSEGIPRNINNLCDNAMLAAYSAGEQVISRQIIETVADNLDMLPRKEALAIADAVHDAPNGGVLLPTAQEEMWQGQARNEAVKPRVFNDDTIRDNGNGHPNGYANGHSNGQIKTNGNGIGNGRSSGNGYKNGGTLTFESVDDDVNLEIGSSRPTFHKF from the coding sequence ATGTATAACGAATTCTTCGGTTTAGACGACTCGCCATTTACGCTGACGCCCGATCCTCGGTTCATCGTATTCACGCCGAGCTATAACGAAGTGCTCGCTAGCCTGTATTACGGGCTCGAGCAGGCCAAAGGGCTGATCGTGCTCACGGGCGAGGTCGGCACGGGCAAGACAACGGCGCTTCGTTGGATACTGCGGCGGCTGGATTCGAGCGTGCTGGCTGCGTATGTCTTTAATCCGCGGCTCTCGATCAATGAGTTCTATCACCACGTCACACAGATGCTCGGCATCAAGGACTGGTCGAACAAAAGCGAACTGCTCTCGATACTCGGCAAGGTATTGGAGGAGAGGCATCGCCGCGGCCTTCGTACCGTAATAATCATCGATGAGGCTCATGAATTATCGGATCACGTGCTCGAAGAGATACGCCTGCTGCTTAACTTCGAATCCGACAATGCCAAGCACCTGCAGATCGTGTTGACCGGCCAACCGGAGCTGCGCGACAAACTGAACCAGATGAACCTGCGACAGCTCAAGCAGCGTGTTGCCCTAAGGTGCAACATGCACTGCTTCCCGACGGTCGAAGAGGTCGATCGCTACATTACGGAGCGGCTGCTGATCGCGGGTTCTGACCAGCCGAATATATTCACGCCGGGCGCGGTCGATTTTATCTACCAGTGCTCGGAGGGAATTCCGAGGAACATCAACAATCTCTGCGACAACGCTATGCTCGCGGCCTATTCGGCCGGCGAACAGGTGATCAGCCGCCAGATCATCGAAACGGTCGCAGATAACCTCGATATGCTGCCGCGCAAGGAGGCACTGGCCATCGCAGATGCTGTTCACGACGCACCGAACGGCGGTGTGCTCCTACCCACAGCTCAGGAGGAGATGTGGCAGGGCCAGGCCCGCAACGAAGCGGTCAAGCCGCGTGTTTTTAATGACGACACGATCCGCGATAACGGCAATGGCCACCCAAACGGTTATGCCAATGGCCATTCCAACGGCCAGATCAAAACCAACGGCAACGGCATTGGCAATGGAAGAAGCAGCGGGAATGGCTACAAGAATGGCGGCACGCTCACATTTGAATCTGTCGATGACGACGTGAACCTCGAGATCGGCTCGTCAAGGCCGACATTTCATAAGTTTTAG
- a CDS encoding CpsD/CapB family tyrosine-protein kinase, with translation MSILKAMQKKSTESREGLSVRPPAEIVPFDRSSREANTPPDLLANGLKIGTPSSAFMGQPDLLIGTALPDHRSEITAGAKLDADTLTRVGDRPLPDFVRWTVDAERIEPRLVAITSPNSSYCEEYRSLRTHVLHRSQRQKLQSIVVASVNPSEGKSITALNLSWLLAQTDGVRALIIDSDLRMPSLADYLGIETDRGLSDVLAGTCSLAEAIVRLEPSGLHILPGGEARTDVAELISGPKFKDILAEAREMFDYIIVDAPPLGIFTDATVLINHADGAMLVVRANRTRYAVLERLLEPLPKDRLLGVVLNQSEDVMDESQYNYGYYNYRRLNETGVSP, from the coding sequence ATGAGCATCCTAAAGGCAATGCAAAAGAAGAGTACCGAGTCTCGCGAGGGCCTGAGCGTCAGGCCGCCCGCTGAGATCGTTCCGTTTGACCGCAGCTCTCGCGAGGCTAACACGCCGCCCGACCTGCTCGCGAACGGCCTTAAGATCGGTACACCAAGTTCGGCGTTCATGGGGCAGCCGGACCTTTTGATCGGGACGGCACTCCCTGATCACAGGTCGGAAATAACTGCCGGGGCAAAATTGGACGCCGATACCTTAACGCGCGTCGGTGATCGGCCGCTGCCTGACTTTGTCAGGTGGACGGTCGATGCCGAGCGCATTGAGCCGCGCCTGGTCGCGATAACCAGCCCCAACTCTTCCTATTGCGAAGAGTATCGCAGCCTGCGAACACATGTGCTTCACCGCAGCCAGCGGCAAAAGCTGCAATCCATCGTCGTAGCCAGCGTCAATCCGAGTGAGGGAAAATCCATAACGGCATTGAATCTCTCCTGGCTGCTTGCTCAGACCGACGGCGTGCGGGCTCTGATCATCGACAGCGACCTGCGCATGCCGAGCCTGGCGGATTATCTGGGCATCGAGACGGATCGCGGCTTGTCAGATGTGCTCGCCGGTACATGCTCGCTGGCCGAGGCGATCGTAAGGCTCGAACCGTCCGGCCTGCACATACTGCCGGGCGGCGAGGCCCGCACGGACGTTGCGGAACTGATCTCGGGCCCAAAATTCAAAGACATTCTGGCCGAGGCTCGAGAGATGTTTGATTACATCATCGTCGATGCGCCGCCGCTCGGCATCTTTACTGACGCGACGGTTCTTATCAATCACGCCGACGGAGCAATGCTCGTTGTCAGGGCAAATCGTACGCGTTATGCCGTCCTCGAACGGCTCCTCGAGCCGCTGCCCAAGGATCGCCTGCTCGGTGTCGTCCTGAATCAGAGCGAGGACGTGATGGACGAGAGCCAGTATAACTACGGTTACTACAATTATCGTCGTTTGAATGAAACGGGCGTCAGCCCGTAG
- a CDS encoding TIGR03013 family PEP-CTERM/XrtA system glycosyltransferase — MGSARFSPRILWLLIADAAILYAGVILAMYLRLGFAGSENELNNKNGWLKIGLASVVCLVILYFYDLYDYIVMTNRRELLLRLVQALGIAWALLALLFYFAPPLLIGRGVSVISVPLVLVLLIGWRIFIHSLTGHPEIGEKILVVGTGQTAIDTAEAVWQRRDAGYRIVGFVSENGAKPMQKLGRSVILGKAHELESVIVNEKVDRVVIAVRERRGAFPTEALLKMSLAGDISIEECTSFFERITGKVHVDMLRPSWLIFAGRRRDTPIKSVFRESIHRLLALTGIVLSLPVAVLTAILIKIESRGPIFYRQERVGKNGRVFRVIKFRSMRADAEADGKPIWAASNDERITRVGRLIRKLRIDEIPQFWNILKGEMSFVGPRPERPHFVRQLATEIAYYEHRHLVAPGLTGWAQIKYPYGASVDDAIQKLQYDLYYIKNQSLTLDLVIVFETVKTVLFGKGGR; from the coding sequence ATGGGTTCTGCACGGTTTAGTCCGAGAATACTCTGGTTGCTCATCGCCGACGCCGCGATACTCTACGCTGGCGTCATACTCGCGATGTACCTGCGACTCGGCTTCGCGGGCTCAGAGAACGAACTCAACAACAAGAATGGCTGGCTCAAGATCGGATTGGCGTCTGTCGTCTGTCTCGTGATCCTCTATTTCTACGACCTTTACGATTACATCGTAATGACGAACCGCCGCGAGCTGCTGCTGCGGCTCGTGCAGGCGCTCGGGATCGCGTGGGCCCTGTTGGCCCTGCTGTTCTATTTCGCACCGCCTCTGCTGATCGGCCGCGGTGTTTCAGTAATATCGGTGCCGCTGGTCCTTGTGCTTTTGATCGGCTGGCGAATCTTTATTCATTCGCTCACGGGGCATCCAGAGATCGGTGAAAAGATCCTTGTGGTCGGAACGGGCCAGACCGCAATCGACACGGCCGAGGCCGTCTGGCAGCGGCGCGACGCCGGATATCGCATCGTCGGTTTTGTGTCAGAGAACGGGGCCAAGCCGATGCAAAAGCTCGGCCGCTCGGTCATCCTCGGCAAGGCACACGAGCTTGAGTCTGTCATCGTAAATGAAAAGGTCGACCGCGTCGTGATCGCCGTGCGCGAACGTCGCGGTGCCTTCCCGACCGAGGCGCTGCTCAAGATGAGCCTCGCGGGCGACATTTCGATCGAGGAGTGCACGTCCTTCTTTGAACGCATCACGGGCAAGGTCCACGTGGACATGCTGCGGCCGTCCTGGCTTATCTTTGCGGGCCGTAGGCGTGACACCCCGATCAAATCTGTGTTTCGTGAATCGATTCATCGCCTGCTCGCGCTGACGGGTATCGTCCTATCGCTCCCTGTGGCAGTCCTCACGGCAATTTTGATCAAGATAGAATCGCGCGGGCCCATCTTTTACAGGCAGGAACGCGTCGGTAAGAACGGCCGCGTCTTTAGGGTGATCAAGTTTCGCTCGATGCGGGCTGACGCCGAAGCCGACGGCAAACCGATCTGGGCGGCATCGAATGACGAACGCATCACACGGGTCGGACGTCTCATCCGCAAGCTGAGGATCGATGAGATCCCGCAATTTTGGAACATACTCAAGGGCGAGATGAGCTTTGTCGGCCCGCGTCCTGAGCGTCCGCATTTTGTCCGGCAGCTTGCGACGGAGATCGCGTACTATGAGCATCGTCATCTGGTGGCGCCGGGCCTGACAGGCTGGGCCCAGATCAAGTATCCGTATGGCGCGTCGGTCGATGACGCGATCCAGAAGCTGCAGTACGATCTGTATTACATCAAGAATCAAAGCCTGACACTCGATCTGGTGATCGTTTTTGAGACCGTGAAGACAGTGCTGTTTGGCAAGGGCGGCCGATAG
- a CDS encoding polysaccharide export protein codes for MKVMEILNRGLMIAVCIAAVALSGLAQTTAKAKDTKGRGDKDKTAEKTVPLAAPSSESDDITDDPQESVEGAILPYYDNYLREYRLGPSDVISVEVFGQCPDYCKTGITIPPNAKISYPLVRDGVFVAGRTVEQVAAEITQKLDEFIIDPKVTVTLDKANATRYSVMGNVATPGVRVMDRKVSVYEAILEAGGVTKNGDKKKIALVSYTKDGKLSKRIVSLADMEAGKSEMVFLSPGDQVFVTGKGFTIQKVFDILGKASMVRYMMGSPL; via the coding sequence ATGAAAGTAATGGAAATTCTCAACCGAGGTTTGATGATCGCTGTCTGCATTGCGGCCGTGGCCCTATCGGGCCTTGCACAGACGACGGCGAAAGCCAAGGACACGAAGGGCCGTGGTGACAAGGACAAGACCGCAGAAAAGACGGTCCCGCTGGCGGCACCTTCGTCCGAGAGCGACGACATCACAGATGACCCGCAAGAGTCGGTCGAAGGAGCGATCCTGCCGTACTACGACAATTACCTCCGCGAATACCGGCTGGGCCCGAGCGATGTTATCTCGGTCGAGGTCTTTGGGCAGTGCCCCGATTATTGCAAAACGGGTATTACCATTCCGCCGAACGCGAAGATCTCTTATCCGCTCGTCCGTGACGGTGTTTTTGTCGCCGGCAGAACGGTCGAGCAGGTAGCGGCCGAGATCACGCAGAAACTTGACGAATTCATCATAGACCCTAAGGTCACCGTGACCCTCGACAAAGCGAATGCAACGCGTTACAGCGTGATGGGCAATGTAGCGACACCCGGCGTTCGCGTGATGGACCGCAAGGTGAGTGTGTATGAAGCGATCCTCGAGGCCGGTGGCGTGACCAAGAACGGCGACAAGAAAAAGATCGCCCTAGTCAGCTACACAAAGGATGGCAAGCTCAGCAAACGCATAGTCAGCCTCGCCGATATGGAAGCGGGCAAATCTGAGATGGTCTTCCTTAGTCCCGGCGACCAGGTATTCGTGACCGGAAAGGGCTTCACCATCCAAAAGGTATTCGATATTCTCGGAAAAGCGAGCATGGTCCGATATATGATGGGAAGCCCGCTATAA
- the glmS gene encoding glutamine--fructose-6-phosphate transaminase (isomerizing): protein MCGIVGYVGNKQVVPLIIDGLRKLEYRGYDSAGIAVVDDDRHMELRRAEGKLRNLEEAIRLNPLDGNYGIGHTRWATHGRPTEENAHPHRDQSGKVVVVHNGIIENYLHLKERLQAGGHEFVTETDTEVVAHLIGHYVDTENLSLELAVRKAVSELRGIFAMSIISIDEPDTIIAVREGPPVVIGLGDGEFFVASDIPPILAHTRDVFFLGDKEMAILTRDSVRVTDFDGNVVEPEKQRITWDPIQAEKGGFKHFMLKEIYDQPRAVRDTVQGRISLDTGKVYLDPMDISEDDFKALTSIKIAACGTSWHAGLAGKYMLEQLARVPVDVDYASEFRYRDPVLTENDLLIVISQSGETADTIAAMREAKHAGCKVLAICNVHGSMITREADGTILTHAGPEIGVASTKAFTAQMIALYLFALYLGELRGQIDEERAKHLAQDLAELPLKIEHLLNNAESIEELSKEFFRVQDFLYLGRGINFPVALEGALKLKEISYIHAEGYPAGEMKHGPNALIDEKLPVVIVNTKEDGNAGSELRYEKTHSNIVEVKSRDGIIISVLTEGDTMSSTVSSHVIEIPHTSDLLGPVLSIVPLQLLSYHIAVRRGCDVDQPRNLAKSVTVE from the coding sequence ATGTGCGGAATAGTCGGATACGTTGGAAATAAACAGGTTGTGCCGTTGATCATTGACGGTTTGAGGAAGCTGGAGTATCGCGGATATGACTCGGCGGGGATCGCTGTGGTCGATGACGACCGGCATATGGAATTGCGGCGAGCTGAGGGCAAGCTGCGCAATCTCGAGGAAGCGATACGGCTGAATCCACTCGATGGGAATTACGGCATCGGGCACACGCGTTGGGCGACGCACGGACGGCCTACTGAGGAGAATGCTCATCCGCACCGCGACCAGTCGGGCAAGGTCGTGGTCGTTCACAACGGCATTATCGAGAACTATCTGCACCTGAAAGAAAGGCTGCAGGCCGGCGGGCATGAGTTCGTTACCGAGACTGACACCGAGGTCGTGGCGCACCTCATTGGGCATTATGTTGACACCGAGAATTTGTCACTGGAACTCGCGGTTAGGAAGGCCGTTAGCGAGCTTCGCGGTATTTTTGCGATGTCGATCATCTCGATTGACGAGCCGGATACGATCATCGCGGTGCGCGAGGGGCCGCCGGTCGTGATCGGTTTGGGAGACGGCGAGTTCTTTGTCGCAAGCGACATTCCGCCGATCCTGGCACACACCCGGGACGTGTTTTTCCTCGGTGACAAGGAGATGGCGATCCTCACGAGAGACTCTGTTCGCGTCACGGATTTTGACGGAAATGTTGTCGAGCCCGAAAAGCAGCGGATCACATGGGACCCGATCCAGGCCGAGAAGGGCGGCTTTAAGCACTTCATGCTCAAGGAGATATACGATCAGCCGCGTGCGGTTCGCGACACGGTGCAGGGGCGCATCTCGCTCGACACGGGCAAAGTATATCTCGACCCGATGGACATCTCTGAGGACGACTTTAAGGCGTTGACCTCGATCAAGATCGCCGCATGCGGCACCTCATGGCATGCCGGATTAGCGGGCAAGTATATGCTCGAACAGCTTGCCCGCGTGCCCGTAGATGTTGATTACGCTTCCGAATTCCGCTATCGCGACCCCGTTTTGACCGAGAACGACCTGCTGATCGTGATCTCGCAATCGGGCGAGACGGCCGACACCATAGCCGCGATGCGCGAGGCAAAACATGCCGGCTGCAAGGTGCTCGCGATCTGCAACGTCCATGGCTCGATGATCACGCGTGAGGCCGATGGGACGATCCTGACTCACGCGGGGCCTGAGATCGGCGTGGCATCGACAAAGGCGTTCACCGCGCAAATGATCGCGTTGTATCTCTTTGCTCTTTATCTCGGCGAGCTTCGCGGCCAGATCGACGAAGAGCGGGCCAAACACCTTGCCCAGGACCTCGCCGAACTGCCATTAAAGATCGAGCATCTGCTCAACAACGCCGAATCGATCGAGGAATTGTCGAAAGAGTTCTTCCGCGTACAGGACTTTCTCTATCTCGGCCGCGGGATCAACTTCCCCGTCGCGTTAGAGGGAGCACTGAAACTCAAAGAGATCAGCTACATCCACGCAGAGGGTTACCCGGCGGGCGAGATGAAGCACGGCCCCAACGCGCTCATCGACGAAAAACTCCCCGTCGTCATCGTCAACACAAAAGAGGACGGCAACGCAGGCAGCGAGCTTCGATACGAGAAAACCCACTCGAATATCGTCGAGGTCAAATCGCGCGACGGCATTATTATCTCGGTCCTCACCGAAGGCGATACGATGTCGAGCACCGTCTCAAGCCACGTCATCGAGATACCGCATACCTCAGACCTGCTCGGCCCCGTGCTCTCGATCGTGCCTTTGCAGTTACTGTCATATCACATCGCCGTCCGCCGCGGCTGTGACGTCGATCAGCCGAGAAATCTCGCTAAATCGGTGACTGTGGAGTAG